The Carnobacterium mobile DSM 4848 genome includes a window with the following:
- the folD gene encoding bifunctional methylenetetrahydrofolate dehydrogenase/methenyltetrahydrofolate cyclohydrolase FolD: MSAIMMSGKELAAEMNEEMQAMVEELKMKGVIPGLVVLLVGEDPASQTYVRNKEKRAQALGFHSVIERYSDTISEEQLLNELDRFNQDPMIHGILVQLPLPKQIDSEKILNAIDSKKDIDGFHPINMGKLLIGKPDKIACTPYGIMKLLERHQIEIAGKTAVVIGRSNIVGKPMAQLLLMNDATVTMAHSKTKNLAAIARTADILVVAIGRGHFVTKDFIKPGAAVIDVGMNRDQNGKLIGDVKADEVSEVAGYLTPVPGGVGPMTITMLLYQTIISAQKTI, translated from the coding sequence ATGAGTGCAATTATGATGAGCGGAAAAGAACTAGCAGCTGAAATGAACGAAGAAATGCAAGCTATGGTTGAAGAGCTGAAAATGAAAGGTGTCATTCCCGGACTAGTGGTACTGTTAGTTGGAGAAGATCCGGCTAGTCAAACCTATGTACGCAATAAAGAAAAGCGTGCACAAGCTTTAGGTTTTCATTCAGTAATAGAACGCTACTCAGATACAATCAGTGAGGAACAACTCTTAAATGAACTTGACCGTTTCAATCAAGATCCGATGATTCATGGTATTCTCGTTCAATTGCCGTTGCCTAAACAAATCGATTCTGAGAAAATATTAAATGCGATTGATTCAAAAAAAGATATCGATGGCTTTCATCCTATCAATATGGGGAAGCTGTTGATTGGGAAACCTGATAAAATTGCGTGTACACCATATGGAATCATGAAACTATTGGAACGCCATCAAATTGAGATAGCAGGGAAAACAGCTGTTGTTATCGGACGTAGTAATATTGTGGGGAAACCAATGGCGCAATTATTATTAATGAACGACGCGACAGTGACAATGGCTCATTCAAAAACAAAAAACTTAGCTGCTATCGCACGAACAGCGGATATCTTGGTTGTGGCAATTGGACGCGGTCACTTTGTCACGAAAGATTTTATTAAGCCAGGTGCTGCGGTAATCGATGTTGGCATGAATCGTGATCAAAACGGAAAATTGATAGGTGATGTTAAAGCTGATGAAGTCTCAGAAGTAGCGGGATATTTGACACCTGTACCAGGCGGAGTCGGACCGATGACGATTACGATGTTATTGTACCAAACAATTATAAGTGCCCAAAAAACAATCTAA
- the nusB gene encoding transcription antitermination factor NusB, which translates to MSLTRREIREKALQSLFQLSANKDLTIEEAMQQALTSAEDLSDEVEIVSVPSYLDLLVTGVVEYQAEIDEKIQSHLENWSMDRLAKTDRVIMRIAIFEMLYVPDVPAKVALNEALEITKLYSDEKSRKFVNGVLANIVNELEEKEAE; encoded by the coding sequence GTGAGTTTAACTAGACGTGAAATTAGAGAAAAAGCTTTACAGTCTCTATTTCAACTATCGGCTAATAAAGATCTTACGATTGAAGAAGCTATGCAACAGGCTTTAACAAGTGCAGAAGATTTATCAGATGAAGTAGAAATAGTTTCAGTGCCAAGTTACCTAGATTTATTGGTAACCGGCGTGGTGGAGTACCAAGCAGAAATTGATGAGAAGATTCAAAGTCATCTTGAAAATTGGTCAATGGATCGATTAGCAAAAACGGATAGAGTCATTATGCGCATTGCTATTTTTGAAATGCTGTATGTGCCAGATGTACCAGCAAAAGTTGCTTTGAATGAAGCACTTGAAATTACCAAATTATACAGTGATGAAAAATCAAGAAAATTTGTTAATGGAGTATTAGCAAATATTGTCAATGAGTTAGAGGAAAAAGAGGCTGAATAG
- a CDS encoding Asp23/Gls24 family envelope stress response protein has translation MAEELNFAVNETKGTLGEIEVAPEVIEIISGIAANKVAGVYAMQGKLTSGVSELFGRVDHKKGVHLTSDEEGLKVDIYCYLNYGVSVPKVALELQEKVREQLVQMTDIELKEVNVHIVGIVPEKTELKDLFSLDDEDGEEE, from the coding sequence ATGGCTGAAGAATTAAATTTTGCAGTAAACGAGACAAAAGGAACTCTTGGCGAAATCGAAGTGGCACCAGAAGTCATTGAAATCATTTCGGGGATTGCTGCAAATAAAGTAGCCGGTGTTTATGCAATGCAAGGCAAGTTAACTTCAGGTGTTTCCGAATTATTTGGTCGCGTAGATCATAAAAAAGGAGTGCACTTAACCTCTGATGAAGAGGGCTTAAAGGTCGATATTTATTGTTATTTAAACTATGGGGTTTCAGTACCGAAAGTAGCGTTAGAACTGCAAGAAAAAGTACGCGAACAATTAGTTCAAATGACTGATATCGAGTTAAAAGAAGTAAACGTCCATATTGTAGGGATCGTACCGGAAAAAACAGAATTAAAAGATTTGTTTAGTTTGGATGACGAAGACGGTGAAGAAGAGTGA
- the efp gene encoding elongation factor P gives MISVNDFKTGLTIEFDGGIWRVIDFQHVKPGKGAAFVRSKLRNLRNGAVQEKTFRAGEKVGKAQIDNRKMQYLYESGDSHVFMDSENYEQIELPAESITEELKYLKENMEVHIMMYNSEILGVELPNTVILRIAETEPGIRGDTSSGGTKTAKLETGTNVNVPFFVNVDDMIVVNTQDGSYVSRA, from the coding sequence ATGATTTCTGTAAATGATTTTAAAACAGGATTAACGATTGAATTTGATGGAGGAATTTGGCGTGTTATCGATTTCCAACATGTTAAACCAGGTAAAGGTGCTGCTTTTGTCCGTTCTAAATTAAGAAATTTAAGAAATGGCGCGGTTCAAGAAAAAACTTTCCGGGCTGGTGAAAAAGTTGGGAAAGCTCAAATTGATAATCGTAAAATGCAATATTTGTATGAAAGCGGAGATTCTCATGTTTTCATGGATTCAGAAAACTATGAACAAATTGAACTGCCCGCAGAGTCTATTACAGAAGAGCTAAAATATTTGAAAGAAAATATGGAAGTTCATATCATGATGTATAACTCAGAAATATTAGGGGTTGAATTGCCAAACACGGTTATTTTAAGAATTGCAGAAACTGAACCTGGCATCCGAGGCGATACTTCTTCAGGCGGAACTAAAACGGCTAAGTTAGAAACAGGTACAAATGTTAACGTTCCATTTTTTGTAAATGTGGATGATATGATCGTGGTCAATACCCAAGATGGTTCATACGTTTCGCGTGCATAA